Within the Dermacentor silvarum isolate Dsil-2018 chromosome 8, BIME_Dsil_1.4, whole genome shotgun sequence genome, the region AAATTCTGGTTGCTCAGGCTAATGCACATGTGTAGACATGTGCATGTATGACACTTCTTCATGCTTCCACTCTGGTTTTGTTACAATTAAGTACTCTCACTTGCACCATTGTTTGCCACGAGGTAGGTGCGCTCAATGTTGTGTTGCTGGTCGCAGCTTGTTCACATTAAAAGGACACAAAGACAAATATTAAGTTAAAGTGATAGACTACTTCTCGAAACGTCTAAATAAAACATCGATATATCATGAACAGCTTTTAGGAAGCGAGAAATTGAGTTAAATGTAGGACCCAACTTAAGACTCTATCAGAACTTTCAAGTACTAGACCTGGTGACATTAGAGTGCCTCATTATAAAtgtgtcactagtactcaaccactgaTCATTGCATGGCATTATAAGACTGAAGACTATGCTACTTGTCCAATTCTCTCGTGATTCTCAGAAAAAATTACTCATTGACGTTACCCTTGACGACAACGTGAATGATGAAAGCGTTTTGTTTTTGCTCAACCCAGTGCTGCCTGCGCTCTCATGTTTTGCTGGTTTTGGTATCACATAGTGCTGTGCTAGTTTTCCTCACTCGCAAAGCTCGCACTAACTGCAAGCCGCAGAAAATGCTGCATCCATGTGATATCTTCGCTCGGTTTCTGGCCGCGTTTTACGCGAAAACCCATAGCGTCGGTTCTCTGGCACTGTTTTACTCATTCACTGCGTAAATCATAAGATCATAAATAAGGCCAGGGATGACGTATGCAGCATCACACCACCTCGCTCTTGGTGGGCTTTTTGAATTGCACCAGAAGAATACATCCCCGTCATTCACGATTTTCTCTGGAACTAAATCTTTGGCACGCAACAAGTGCTGCAaagtttctggaatggtattgtAACTGTCCACATTGACTTGAAACTTACTTTAAGTGCCCTTTTGAGAATGTAACTGGCAATTTATTACCAAAGGGAAGCAGTTGTAATAGGTCCGAGGTACTGTTTAAAAATGTAACTCATCAATCACAAAATTATGAAAATGCAGTTCTTTACATGCATGTCCGCTACAGACTGCAGTATGTTGAGTCATAAAATCGTAAACTGTGCTTGTGAATACTTCAATGCTATGACGACTCTCTAGTGCTCTAGCACCATTTCCTTGACAAACTGAGCACAGAGCACCTGTTCAACCTCAAGTTTGCAGCCAAGGAGCTTGAGAGGAATGCGAAAAAGTGTGAAAAGGAAGAGAAGGTGGAAAAGTCCAAGCTGAAGAAGGCAAGTCATTTCTGTGACTCTCTTACTGTGGACATTTGGCAGTTGCAATGGACACTGTCTGGCCATTGTGAACTACCATGCATGAACAGTGCATGCAGGATGTAATAAGTTATGCATTCGCTTGAGAAGTAATTAAAACTAAAACATCTTAATGGCACCAAAAGTGCAGAAAAATATTTGGTGTGTCTGCTTCACCTTTATCTTGTCCCTGTTTCACCATAGCACATTGTGTTGGCAGTTAATTGACATCTTTGACATTGTCATGTGGACTGACAGGGCATAGGCAAGCCAGCAGAGTTGACGTGCCCAGTAAGAGCataacaaggggggggggggggttgcaaggTTACAAATCCACAGGCTAGTGTAAGCAGCACAATGGAACAGGATTTCACATATCCAAAAGCCACGGCTATCATGAAGGCCACGATTAATACCCCTGTCAGACGGGTAAACTTAGtggcactttgagcgagtgcacttcgctgTTATTGTCATTTGCAGGCCTTGACACCGAGAGGTTAAATGAAACTTGCTGTAGAATGCACTTGCCTACGTGTTCCACCATTAAACTCGCTTTGCTGCGTCAAAGTGCGCAGCCCCGAGGTTAGTGCTTCAAATGTACGTAAGTAATACTCGGTGGACAGTCAGTGCTGATTCTGAAACCAGTATTGTTGTGATTTACAGTGTTCTAAGTGTCCCTGCTTGTGAAAACAGCCTTTCTTCCTCTGCCAACGAAATCCGTGTTGTTTTTTGTGGGCCGATGCTTCACCACTCTCAGGACTTCAATATGCGCAGCACTTCATTTAGGTGTTGGATGCAATGTCGTATGGTCCTCAGAATTGATCGTGTTAATGTTATTTTGCAAATATTTGCTAAAATAAGTAAATAATGTGCTGCCTGACTGCCTGGTCGACACTGCCATCAGTTCCAAATGACACTTTCCTTTCTCGTCTAGCAGCATACTGGCAAAGTGACACTGGCTGCGATGAAGGGTACTCACTCTAAGTGTCACTAGGTTAGCCCATCCAAGTTTGTTGTAATGCACTGCATTCAATTACTGGGGTGCTATATGTGTGTTAGAAGGTTAAAGGAGTAGTGATACAGATTTTGGAGTTGTACAAACTCTGCCACAAGCTTCTTGCACTTAAACAGGCCGAACTTGGCAACCATAAAACTTGTGGAACACTTGCAAGATATTTTAATTTTACACTATAGTTGTCTCACAGTGGCATCTGACATTATTGACATTATCGTGACTTTATGACATAGATGAAATTTGCTGTAGTtgtgtagaagtaaagctaggtATGATGTTGTTTCTCATAAAATAGCAAGTGCTGTACGTATTTCTTTCGGCTGCACTCACGTGTGGCAGGACAGCGACCACAGGAACAGAGCCATCCACTGTATCAGGGCATCACGACGCTTCTGCCTCTTAGTCAACTTAACCTTAACTAGTCCATAAGAATAAGCTTCCGAGTAAATTATCTAGGGTGCTCTGCCCCTTACCAGTAAATTGTTCAGGTTTGTACTTTCATATAAtgcaaaggaaaagaaagagagaaatcgAAATTTAATGTCGAGTACTTTTTCAATGCATTTGAAAGACCCGGTGCAAGTTGCGCATAAAAGGTTGCTGCACTCACTCACATGAAACATTAGCAAACTCTCTGGCTTTTTGGCACCTCAAGTCTTCGATTTTGCTGTGCAGTCTGGTAGTACCCAAAGAGGCTGTCATCCATTACCCCCTGTGCACTTGGTTCGTGCAGGCGATTCAAAAGAACAATCTCGAAGGTGCACGGATCCATGCGGAAAACTCAATCCGGCAGAAGAACCAGGCACTCAACTACCTTCGCATGGCATCGCGGGTCGATGCCGTGGCGAGTCGTGTGCAGACTGCTGTCACCACGAAGAAAGTCACCACCTCCATGGCTGGTGTCGTCAAGTCAATGGACGCGGCAATGAAAAGCATGAACCTGGAAAAGGTGGGCACGCTGACTAGGATGTTGCGTAGCTAACAACATAGTTTGTGCAACTTGGCAACGTTTTAGATTCGTCTACTCGGTTAGCTCTTAGCACTCTTTTCGTCTTTTATTGATCTTGTGCTTGATGTGCACTACGCAGATCTACAATAAGGTAGGTAGTGGAACCCGTGGATTGAATAGCTTGGCAGGCCACTTCACCTGTACCCTTTTGCGTCTGTATTCCATAAGGTTCCCGGACTGACTAATATCCTCTAATTTTCTGCGGCTGTGGCTCAGGGAATATCGTGCTTTCCTGCGGATCATGAGGTTGCAGATTTGATTTGTGGTTTCTGGGACTACATTTCGGTGGGGGCAGAATGctaaaaaatcggggtagcttgcactagtggtgcaaggctaaagacacagcgcaGCTGAtcagttcctagctggtcctggctatacggagtgatgctaagttatacgaagtgcataagcatttcctcgtggttcatggcatcggggaacgcctcgcgaagcacttgcagtccacGCACACGTAGggaaagtggggcgaaagctatgcacagtgtacaggcggcgcgcagcagacgacgcgctaggatgacgtcatggcgcatgcgcagtagcgtgcagctggtgggagcttggTCGAGACACTGCCACAgacacctgctgcagtcacggacaccgcgagcgttcagTGCTAATGCAGGGAAatggagaagcgcggatggcgtcagcagcacctctgcgcattgcctcgttggtgctgccaTTGCCGTTGATGCTGTTTCTCTCTggctctctctcgctcttattttctctctctcgagcatagcgtgCGATGCGCGcactctttctcgctctcattttctcattCCCTCTCCCAAGCATAGTGCGCGACGCTCCGTGAAGTGGTtgcttctctctcccgagcatagggtgcgacgcgcgcactctctctcgctctcattttctctttctctctcccgagcatagcgcgcgacgctccgcgaggtggctgctaggcaatgcagtggcaggtggcacacattacggccggcttaaacagctgcgtTTAAACACTCGGGTGCTGTGCTTATGTTGCATGTTGAGGAACGCAAGGCAGTCGGAATCAATCCAGAGCCCTCCAGTCATAGAGCGTGCACTGCTTTTGGAAGTTAAACCGTATACTTCGATTCTATTGCGATAACAATCATACAAACACTCAAAGCGCATTGTTGCTGCTGGGCTGGCCCAGGCACAGTGACGAGCCTCGTCACTCGTCGCTCAGCCTGCGTGCTGTGTTCGAGGTCACGTGATCCGCTGAGAAATCTGCGAGTGCAATGAACCTCTctactttcatagattatgacaCGGCATTTGATTCCGgagagataccggcagtcatggaggcattgtatAATCAAGGAGTTCAGAAGGCATAACGTGAatatctcgaaaaaaaaatatgtacaaagattccacagccaccttggttctctgcaagaaaagtagaaaagtacttatcaagaaaggggccaggtaaggagacacaatttctcgaatgctatttactgcatgcttagaagaagtattcaaactattagactgggaaggcttgggagtaaggatcaacggcgaatatctcggcaaccttcggtttgcagatgacattgtgctgttcagcaacactggagatgaattgcaacaaataattgaggaccttaactaagaaagtgcaagagtagtggggttgaagatcgctgatcctccagtgccgagctggtcaacaccatctcccactgctcgtgcgtcaagggaagggaagcgctgtcgaggacggcaaaaaattaGGTAGGGGGACGAAATTAGGAAATTATCAGACGCAAATTCGCctcagctagcgctagacaggggtaattggagatcgctgggagaggccttcgtcctgcagtggacataaaaataggctgatgatggtctGCTGAGTTTTGGAGGCGCAAtgcagttgaaatggtgaagGCAGTGGCAGGGGCATGGAGCGAGCGCTTTGAGATAAGCACTCCTGCCGGTGCTCCTCGTAATGCTAGAGTTGTGACTGCAAGCACTCGCAGTCATAGCGTGAACTCTGGTCATGATTTTCTCTTGGcacgtgacaccacgcttgctaaattagtaagcgaatgtgggAGCTGAACAGTATGGCACTCGCTCTGGCTCTCTTGCTTGTGTACTGCACTGCGACGTTCGGACACACGAGTATCAGCATATAGCAGATGACCGAGTGAGCCGGACCAAGTGTGAAAATGACACGGTGTTCCACTCCCACGGGACCACCTTCTGTGTCGTTACTTCGCAGTACACACACCTCCTGGGAAACTGAACCAAAACTGATTTGCAGAAAAGGTATAATTGTAAATTATGTAGGGTGCTCAGAGGCTTTCCAATATTTTCTCTAGTGTCTCAGTGACCACAACCTTCAGTTATCGCAAAAAAAATTAGGCCAAAAATGGGTTGGTACTTATTTAATTGTTGCTGCCTCGACAGAAAGTCGAAATGTTCAATTCAAATAAACAATTCAAATAAAGTTTGAAATGTTTGTTTGTAAATTTTTAAGAAGCACCAGGAAAAACACCAAAAAAGAATAAGTGACTTGTGATTTTACTTATATGTATTCAAAATAAAGAaaatctgaaatatacaaaaaaaatgaATCCCTGCTGTCAGTTTGAGCTTCTGTTAGGCTGTGCTATAGAAATAATTTTGGTTCTTGGTGGGCATTGAAGTTAGCTGTTATGCCTTTGCTATGCAGTGAAGCAGTAATGATCAGATCATCTTGCCTTGGGATACGACTGTCTTTAAACTTCCTATTAAATGTGCACTGTGAATGCAAAAGCTCAACTTAATTCATTTCTGTTATTTATACACTTTTATTACAGTTAGCCAAAGCATCTACGAATGCTAGATttgaatacagtagaacctcagtGATACGAATCTCGCAGGGTCACGTGAAATATTtatatcacccgaaattcgtatcatcgaaacataCACagtcaagaaaaaatgaatttatttttacgaGAAAAAATGCCAAAtagtggaaccccgttgataccTTCCTCACTGCTGTTTTCCCAGCTGCTACGTCGCGCGAGTTTttgcggtcccgacctaaatcctacattgactgccatgtacagtagaaccccgctgtcaCGTTCcggggtgctgcgttttcccggctgttacgtcattttcggccggtcccagcgcagctcccatagaacccaatccATTGGTAACCTTCTGTTGCAtcacaactgtgggaccattcccgtatcatacgttgcgaactgccaccccgcgccggcccgagcggccattttgacttttcatgtcgttTGGCTtcgtggcttgacgatggcattggccgcccaaagtgccgggggcgacactgctatgacatattttcggtttccgccagcaaaagtatggccctagagatccgtatttgctatctaaagatggtgtctataacgcgttgtggccctaaaattggttttggctcatagatgatccgtataaagtccaaaggcaataacgccgtcgccacgcgtcgtatgctgtatgtgcaagtgaaagcgtatgagaggagccgacgaccgcgtcgaAATCTTGCGCATgcaaaaagaaaagcagggaggaagcgtgcctttttgcattgcgctcgaggcaccagcgagggagcgaaggggggagggatagcgggcggcattgtactctggcatcaattgcggcagcgcgcggtcgcatgggccgtatcttgaaagcgatctgcgttgggggcagagtctaggcagtgtaggtgcggcggcggctcgtagctttgtgtgtgctgtgggttctcggcgctcagtttgcgttgaagcaatagacaacagcacgaaagtcacttcgctcgcttctgcagcggcgcttcgtCATGCCAGGGTTTGACAGTGtgtgtccacgctcatcgagtgtgatgtgttcatgtttgcctgtgggcgctgacgcCCACAGcttgcttgttaatatagttaataagcgaatgtttgcaagtttatacggacgataaaactactatccttactttgtatagctgtctactaatttgctatcgctatcgatgtttcggctttcgggcaaaactacgacttttttttcacacgtaagaattgaaataatattgtgtgcagtttaacactactcccatttctcaatttttttcctttttctcggctcttgcgtatcagcggggttctactgtattaagTTCCCTTTGACATGTCGCCAATCTGTAActttcctgcatcttacgttgcgtttgaatgtggcggtcatctaaatttagcggtgcagccagcttgtatgttgcaacaagcgaccgacaCATTGCCGATATGGCGAGGGTGCGTGGCCGCCGCATCATATGGCGGTATCTTGGAAGCAATCTGTGACGTGTGCAAAATGCGagcccgcacgggcctcatcttcaaaacgatctgcgatgttgacaaagtgcgcctagtgccggatagctaagtatgcgctgtgctttcgacgtttagttcgcgttgaagcgagacacagccgctgctgccgtgcttccttgTGATCATTGTGATCACATTGTGATCGATTGAGATgggttcgtgtttacctgtgtgcccatggacaccgtgcttgttaattcagttagtatgcctctgcttacaagtttatacggtcgataaaactactatccttacttcatacagcagtctactaatttgctatcgcaatagttgcttcgcttttcgggcgaaactgcgactttttttttcgcggtcccttgaaaaaagtatcaacggggttctactATTCGGGTGTATTTTCTTCTCGCCTAAATTGTCAATGATCACCTTCTGGAAGGCATAAAAGTGCACGCACGTGATCTCGCAAatttttcgcacgccactgaacgcctcagcacatcgagtgcagggagcgttttggccgttGTGGCTGCTGCCGTCCtcgctggtcaaagcatcagctaggctgtgatgtggtctggtccgctcgacgtggggaccaatgagagattgcgcagccgcgtgacgtagctggttgcttggcgactatggatcccacCCAAATCCCGCTGCACCAGCTTGCCTGTGCCGGTCGCttccgctggctcggccgccgccgccgctcttgCTCCACAGCAGCACGGTAACGCGTTCGAAACAGCCGATGTTTTTCGTATTAAGAGCAATGTATTTCAGCCGGGGAATGTTAcaaattcgtatcacaccgaaattcgtaccagccgtgatcgtatcaccgaggttttactgtaactCTCATGGGGTTTAAATTGCATTAACAAATTTGTTTCTAACTCCTCTGTCTTACTTCCACAGCACAGCTTTCGGTAGCCTTGCTGTACACCTTGAGCTAGCTGTAGAGCTTCTGGGTGTTGTGTCTGGCACATTCAATAAAGAATAACACTGTTTTCGCAGGCTGTGTTGAACAAGGGAAAGATAAAAACTCGGGTAAACTATGGTGGACGGTCAGGCTGTAGTCTAGTCAACGCCTTGCTATTATTATCTCAGTGATAACTCTATGTGATTTGGCATAATACCTTGTACATATACATTGACAAACCCTTAATTAAAGAAAAGCAACTTACAGGAAACACAAATGAAATGCATTTGACATGGCAGGATCATGAAGACCCGTGATTGAAGTTCAGTCATCTTGACCCACTTATCAGAGTGCATGTTAATGAGATACTTTTTGGGTTGGTGGCTGGCAGCCAGCAAAAAAGAACCGGGTGGTTCATTACTAGAGAGAACTCCGGCACTGCAATTGCACGACTACGACGGGAATTATGGGTAGTATGTGATCTTTGGGCTTGCAGCTTTGCTTGTTATTGTTGCATTATTTATTACTTTGTCTTTGTATATTTTCAAGAAatcatatttttctttttcatttagtCTTTGCACGCACAGGTAATCATTGCAAATTATCGCATTTATagtgcaatattttgttgaacaTTGTCAATTTCTAAAGCTGCAATGACATTTGAAGTGAGGAAGACTAAGTTCACGCGAATCCTTCTAGCATTGCCAGTGATTCCTGTGCTAGCTGAACTGCCGGCACGAACAGCCGTGCCGGCAGTTCTAAGAAACTCTTTGTTCGAACAACAGCTTTACATCCATAATCAAGAACCAGCCAGCCCGAGCACAACCTTTCATTTCGTTGCTGCCTGGTGCGCAGATCTCTGGCCTGATGGACAAGTTTGAGAAGCAGTTTGAGGACCTGGACGTACAGGCGTCCTGCATGGAGGACACCATGAGCTCCACCACCACGGTCACTGCCCCACAGCACGAGGTCGAGGGCCTCATGCAGCAGGTTGCAGACGAGGCTGGGTGAGCATCTGTCTATGTATCAGCGACGTACCTCTTCGCCTGGGGTCAGTTTCCTGGCTCCTTCGAAATTAAGAGTTGCAATGTCTGGCAGGCAAGCAGAGGGCAGAGGTTATGTTTTGTTACGTGGCAGGGATTTATCCCTCTGCACCTAGAGAAATAAGTTGTTTACAAATGCCATTGGTGAAACAAAGAGTAGGAGACCTAGTTGTTCAGATAAAATTAGCAAGACACGCCGCACAAACGAGTCATTTAAGGGGCATTAGAAGAAACATTTAACCAGCCTTGCGCACGAAGCCTCTCCTCGTCAATGCTCCCTCCCCGTTTTTATGCACGGATGCGCACCACTGTCGAGATGTACCATGAAAGGTTGAATGGGTTGATTGATCCCTTCTGCTAGGGAAAAAGGCGATATGTCTCCTGATGAAACTTTGTTCCCGTGCATTGCTAGCAGCAGCTAACAGCAAAGAAGAACATtaaatgaagtttactggggaaaaaaaagtaaagaaaaagaaaacatgacaaGATTGTTAGATTACACCATCATGGTAAAAAACAACATCAAtacaaatttgaaaaaaaaaagatatgtcgCCTGAAACACAAAAATTACCACCTTCAAGGTGAGGAGCTTTGCTATAAGGAAGGGTCTGATGAAAGTGAATGTGAGGACATGGATACGATGGGTGTGAAATAGGAGAAGGTGATCATGTGAACTTTGTGGGACACTTGCCACTGCATTTTCGACCTGTCGCCGACTATAGCACAATCAGTGATTGTCAGATTTGATGATGTTTGACGTTGCATCAGCTTACCATATACTCTCATGCAAGTCCACGCCTCTAAATTTGAGCCCAAGTAGAGTAGTACCTCACTCAtcattttttagaaaaaaaaactaaacaaaagaaACACATACTAACCGGGAAAACATACAACCCAAAGTCACTAAAATATTCATCAAACTTGATTCTAGTTAACATCTAAGTGTTGCGTCAATTGTTGCAGCACGAGAGGTCAACGTGCGTCGAGCTAGTAGGGCTAAGGCGACCTGAGACGGGCTTTGGCGTTTTTTGCGCAGCTTCAGAAAGCTTACATTCAGGCTCCTCGAATTAGGTCTTGGTCAGCAGCTTCAGGTGAAGCATTTTGGCGAGAAGTTTTGACTTGCCCGCTCAGCAAGCATCGTTGCCACACGAGACGCTGACGCACGTCAAGCTGGTGAGGCCCAAGCAGCACAAGGCACGCTTTGGCGTCTTCCTATTCCGTATTTTCTAAGACAGTGCAAAACAAAATCTAGTTGGCGGACGATGCCGAAATACGATGATGCCAGAGTGAAACAAGACGCTCACTTCGCGCTACCTGCAGCAGGGAATGGCGGCACATTTGGGTTATCGTcacttaactctttccctaccatggggaaaataggtgtctTTTGTATGTTACAgctgatgttttcttttttttttctgaaggaactactgcactccatatttaatgtaatacattaacagaaagcaaaatgaacgcacttttcctgcataaaagttttattaacaagatgtatgtcataaaaaagataaattgttaaaattaagattgtgcgataaaattgaacaaagtttgtaaagacacgcttctatctactaagaaaaaaatgttacaaaaattaTAAGATATActaaatgtattgccgtctattaggcactatctccaaaaaaatttaaatttttcattgaacggAGTTTCCG harbors:
- the LOC119461618 gene encoding charged multivesicular body protein 1b-2 produces the protein MATAMEKHLFNLKFAAKELERNAKKCEKEEKVEKSKLKKAIQKNNLEGARIHAENSIRQKNQALNYLRMASRVDAVASRVQTAVTTKKVTTSMAGVVKSMDAAMKSMNLEKISGLMDKFEKQFEDLDVQASCMEDTMSSTTTVTAPQHEVEGLMQQVADEAGLELNMELPQGVNNTIGQSTTASTEQDELTQRLAKLRQL